A window from Moritella yayanosii encodes these proteins:
- a CDS encoding HNH endonuclease — MAKRTSIPKKVKEVLRSEVGFGCPVRDCGNPYLEYHHFDPPVHITPHNNPEGMIALCAQHHKKADGYAYTNEQLHAFKNNKVHSKSVQGNLDWLRRDLLSIVGGNLFYETPIAVQIDGHNVVSFKRDSDGYQRLSICMLSLLPEERVIIEENSWENIGNPLDLRSPPQGKELEVSYHNGDYLYLKFSEIRDELELQKKFNISPDVSVEFKFPITVVEINFAVGGTNINFSSKGTQAFGISAKQCVISHCGVGFSLNSGIAWQQNPKWKLENKYELRAGNVIKVAFGK, encoded by the coding sequence GTAAAAGAGGTGCTACGATCAGAAGTCGGCTTTGGCTGTCCTGTTCGGGATTGTGGTAATCCATATTTGGAATATCATCATTTTGATCCCCCTGTACATATTACTCCTCATAATAACCCCGAGGGGATGATTGCGTTATGTGCTCAACACCACAAAAAAGCGGATGGATATGCTTATACCAATGAGCAATTGCATGCATTCAAGAATAATAAGGTTCACTCTAAAAGTGTACAAGGAAATCTAGACTGGTTACGAAGAGATTTATTGTCGATAGTTGGAGGGAATTTATTTTACGAAACACCGATAGCAGTTCAAATTGATGGTCATAATGTCGTATCGTTCAAACGAGATAGTGATGGTTATCAAAGGTTGAGTATTTGTATGCTTTCCTTATTACCCGAAGAGCGGGTAATAATCGAAGAAAACTCTTGGGAAAATATTGGTAATCCATTAGATCTCAGATCTCCACCACAAGGTAAAGAGCTGGAAGTTAGTTACCATAACGGTGACTATCTATATTTAAAATTTTCAGAAATACGCGATGAACTCGAACTCCAAAAAAAGTTCAATATTTCACCTGACGTTAGTGTTGAGTTTAAGTTTCCAATTACCGTTGTCGAAATTAATTTTGCGGTTGGTGGTACAAACATTAACTTTTCATCTAAAGGCACTCAAGCTTTTGGTATTAGTGCTAAACAGTGTGTAATAAGTCATTGTGGTGTCGGCTTTAGCTTGAATTCAGGGATAGCATGGCAACAAAATCCAAAGTGGAAATTGGAGAACAAATATGAACTGAGAGCAGGAAATGTTATTAAAGTAGCATTTGGTAAATGA